The following coding sequences are from one Triticum dicoccoides isolate Atlit2015 ecotype Zavitan chromosome 4A, WEW_v2.0, whole genome shotgun sequence window:
- the LOC119286217 gene encoding mitochondrial import inner membrane translocase subunit TIM8-like: MDASALNDPRFQALLEEEKKKAMMNEMIAKLTDTCWDRCITGSIGSSFSNSETSCLSNCAKRFIDVKMLTMQRANSSS, from the exons ATGGACGCTTCAGCTCTCAACGACCCGAGGTTTCAGGCGCTCTTAGAG gaggagaagaaaaaggccaTGATGAATGAGATGATAGCGAAGCTGACTGACACTTGCTGGGACAGATGCATCACCGGAAGCATCGGGAGCAGCTTCAGCAACAGCGAAACCTCTTGCCTGTCCAACTGCGCAAAACGCTTTATTGATGTTAAGATGCTCACCATGCAACGAGCAAACAGCAGTAGCTAG